Proteins from a single region of candidate division WOR-1 bacterium RIFOXYB2_FULL_36_35:
- a CDS encoding glycosyl transferase family 1 — translation MAKIKFSDYSKIIRPQNFDEIMLLAEKLQGKTVKMVNSTSVGGGVAEMLHRSVPLYNELGLKVRWDVIKGGGEFFNVTKAFHNALHGSEVSITPQMLDDFKETNEKNMAELLFDEDVVIIHDPQPLPLIEKKGASKSKWVWRCHIDTSSPNQFVWDFLRKYIEKYDASIFSSPSFAKELPLPQYLIHPAIDPFAEKNRDLTSKEIDDVLKKHNIPTDKPIITQVSRFDYLKDPIGVFEVYKLVKKHVDCIFVYAGGTANDDPEGSKVLSELQERASGEKDFHILLLPPFSDFEVNALQRASTIVLQKSQREGFGLTVTEALWKGKPVVASAVGGIPLQVIHNFTGLLAHSIEGVAYQIRYLLNNSQVAERLGQYGREHVREKFLITSKIRKYLLLFIALEHKNKNIINL, via the coding sequence ATGGCTAAAATAAAATTTTCAGATTATTCAAAAATTATAAGACCGCAAAATTTCGACGAAATTATGCTGCTCGCAGAAAAATTGCAGGGCAAAACCGTTAAAATGGTAAATTCAACATCTGTTGGAGGTGGGGTAGCAGAGATGCTTCATCGTTCTGTTCCTCTTTATAATGAACTTGGATTAAAAGTTCGATGGGATGTAATAAAAGGCGGTGGCGAATTTTTCAATGTTACAAAAGCTTTCCACAATGCGCTCCATGGGAGTGAGGTTTCAATAACACCCCAGATGCTCGATGATTTTAAGGAAACAAATGAAAAAAATATGGCGGAACTTTTGTTTGATGAAGATGTCGTGATAATTCACGACCCCCAACCCCTCCCGTTAATTGAAAAAAAAGGGGCATCCAAATCCAAGTGGGTATGGCGCTGCCATATAGATACTTCAAGCCCTAATCAATTTGTTTGGGATTTTCTAAGAAAATATATAGAAAAATATGATGCCTCTATTTTTTCTTCTCCAAGCTTTGCTAAAGAACTTCCTCTTCCACAATATCTTATTCATCCGGCAATTGATCCGTTTGCCGAAAAAAACAGGGATCTAACAAGCAAAGAGATTGATGATGTTCTTAAAAAACATAACATCCCAACTGATAAACCTATTATCACGCAAGTTTCACGGTTTGATTACCTAAAAGACCCTATAGGCGTATTTGAAGTTTATAAGCTTGTAAAAAAGCATGTAGACTGCATATTCGTTTACGCAGGAGGGACAGCAAATGATGATCCTGAAGGGTCAAAAGTTTTATCGGAGCTACAAGAAAGAGCTTCTGGAGAGAAAGATTTTCATATTCTTCTTTTGCCTCCTTTTTCCGATTTTGAGGTAAATGCACTTCAACGCGCATCAACTATTGTCCTTCAAAAATCGCAAAGAGAAGGGTTTGGGCTTACGGTTACCGAAGCCCTATGGAAAGGTAAGCCTGTTGTTGCGAGTGCTGTCGGGGGTATCCCTCTTCAGGTTATACATAATTTTACAGGGCTTCTTGCCCATTCAATTGAAGGGGTTGCATATCAAATAAGATATTTATTAAACAATTCTCAAGTTGCAGAAAGGCTTGGGCAGTATGGGAGAGAGCATGTAAGGGAAAAATTTTTAATTACCAGCAAAATACGAAAATATCTTTTACTGTTTATCGCGCTCGAACATAAAAATAAAAACATCATAAATCTTTAA
- a CDS encoding trehalose-phosphatase, with protein sequence MALKSFIKFIIFLDYDGTLVPIVEDFRKAGLSAKDRKIIKTLAQNNSFEVIIVSGRSLADVRSLVNLSQIGYIGNHGFEVSGHGFKFVHPKVGPFRKLLKKVLKKIELKLPFYGVEVEDKKLTASLHYRKVAASLQGKVKALATEVLSPHVKNKEIVVTYGKKVIELRPPINWNKGHAVLWILKKLKDKKMLPIYIGDDSTDEDSFHALREKGLTFYVGKKRKTLAKYRLKNIKAVYRFLRWLNK encoded by the coding sequence ATGGCGTTAAAAAGTTTTATAAAATTTATTATTTTCCTTGATTACGACGGAACACTGGTTCCAATTGTAGAAGATTTTAGAAAGGCCGGATTATCAGCCAAAGACAGAAAAATAATAAAAACACTCGCACAAAACAATTCTTTTGAAGTCATTATTGTTTCGGGCAGATCCCTTGCCGATGTTAGATCCCTTGTCAATCTTTCACAAATTGGTTATATTGGAAACCATGGATTTGAAGTATCGGGGCATGGATTTAAATTTGTGCATCCAAAGGTCGGCCCTTTTAGAAAACTTTTAAAGAAAGTGTTAAAAAAGATTGAACTAAAACTGCCCTTTTATGGGGTGGAAGTTGAAGATAAAAAGTTAACGGCAAGCCTGCATTACCGCAAAGTCGCAGCCTCTTTGCAAGGCAAAGTGAAAGCCCTGGCAACGGAAGTGCTTTCCCCGCATGTAAAGAACAAAGAAATTGTAGTAACATATGGCAAGAAAGTTATTGAACTTAGGCCTCCGATAAATTGGAACAAAGGACATGCCGTTTTATGGATTCTTAAAAAGCTTAAGGACAAAAAGATGCTGCCTATTTATATAGGAGATGATTCAACCGATGAAGATTCTTTTCATGCTTTGAGAGAGAAGGGATTGACTTTTTATGTTGGCAAAAAGAGAAAAACTCTGGCAAAATACCGATTAAAAAACATAAAGGCAGTCTATCGGTTTTTACGTTGGCTTAATAAATAG